A genomic window from Neoarius graeffei isolate fNeoGra1 chromosome 5, fNeoGra1.pri, whole genome shotgun sequence includes:
- the LOC132886500 gene encoding C-C chemokine receptor type 5-like has product MNNSSKPTTDNFSEYDSLVPGVYEPLICNNSNVMDFSQVFLPTVYSIVFIVGFIGNGLVLCVLVKYHKPFNMSDLCLFNLAISDLLFLMSLPFWADYAAKSYWAFPEFMCHAVTALYMLGFYGSIFFMILMTVDRYAVIVHTYTSLISKFRSVRASIALALFVWTLSLGASLPNIIISNVSNVSNVSVCSVTDPRNIWKPFHYIELNILGFIIPLSVMLFCYLRIIPILMTMNSQKKHKAVRLMVVIVTVFFLFWTPYNIVIYLKLLQALGYMTSHHCNQDLHMAVQWVESIAFCHCCLNPIIYAFVGQKFRNLFLKILKEWFPLCFGHCTTVESKSSERTTSMYSRASMISTTKTKLKV; this is encoded by the coding sequence CGGACAACTTCTCTGAATACGACAGCCTAGTTCCAGGTGTTTACGAGCCCCTCATCTGCAACAACAGCAATGTAATGGATTTTAGCCAAGTCTTCCTCCCTACAGTCTACAGCATTGTCTTCATTGTGGGGTTCATTGGCAATGGCCTGGTGTTGTGTGTCCTGGTCAAGTATCACAAACCATTCAACATGTCAGATCTGTGCCTCTTCAACCTGGCCATTTCAGACCTCCTCTTCCTTATGTCATTGCCTTTCTGGGCCGACTACGCTGCCAAATCTTATTGGGCATTCCCAGAGTTCATGTGCCATGCAGTGACAGCACTCTACATGCTGGGCTTCTATGGAAGTATCTTCTTCATGATCCTCATGACGGTGGACCGCTACGCTGTCATTGTCCACACTTATACCTCCCTCATCTCCAAGTTCCGCTCTGTCAGAGCTAGCATAGCGCTAGCATTGTTTGTGTGGACACTGAGCTTGGGAGCCTCTCTGCCAAACATAATTATCTCAAATGTGAGTAATGTATCAAATGTATCAGTATGCAGTGTGACAGATCCAAggaacatatggaagccattcCATTACATTGAGCTGAACATCCTTGGTTTTATTATTCCTCTCTCAGTGATGCTGTTCTGCTACTTGCGTATCATCCCCATCTTAATGACCATGAATTCTCAGAAGAAACACAAAGCTGTCAGGCTCATGGTGGTCATAGTCACGGTTTTCTTCCTCTTCTGGACACCCTACAACATTGTCATCTACCTGAAGCTCCTGCAAGCACTGGGCTACATGACCAGCCATCATTGCAATCAGGACCTGCACATGGCTGTACAGTGGGTGGAATCCATAGCGTTCTGTCACTGCTGCCTCAACCCCATAATCTATGCCTTTGTGGGGCAGAAATTCAGGAATTTATTTTTAAAGATCCTGAAAGAGTGGTTTCCTCTTTGCTTTGGGCATTGCACAACAGTTGAAAGCAAGTCCTCAGAGAGAACAACCTCCATGTACTCACGCGCCTCAATGATTTCCACCACAAAGACAAAATTAAAAGTGTAA